GCCGGGGTGTATCTGCTGGCGGGCGAGGGTTCCGGGGCCGATTCGATGATCGAGGCCATCGGTGGGATCGATGCGGGCAGCGACATCGGCATCGAGAAATTCCGGCCGATCACCAGCGAGGCACTCATCAATGCGGCGCCCGACGTCATCCTGATGATGTCCGGCGGCCTGGAATCGGTCGGCGGCGTCGATGGGCTGGTCGAGGTGCCCGGCGTGGCACAGACTCCGGCGGGCCGTAATCGATGCGTCGTCGATGTGGACGACGGGACACTGCTCAGCTTCGGGCCGCGCACCGGCCAGATCGTGGTGGACCTCGCCGCCAGAATCGAACGCGCCGGATGAGCTCCACGGTGCAGGACGAAACCCGGCAGTCAACGAACCAGCCACGAGGAACCCGCCGACCGTCCAACCGGAACAGCATCGCGCGACGGCTGCGCCGAGGTGGGCTGCTGACAGTGCTGACCGGCGGGCTTCTGGTGGTGTGCATCGTCGCCGCCGGGGTCGGCCAGGTCCGGGTGCCGCCTGCGGAGGTGCTGGGTTCGCTGCTGCATTGGCTGGGCATCGAGATCGGACCGCTGCCGACACATCCGCAGGGCCAGAGTGCCCTGTGGAACGTGCGGTTTCCCCGGGTGTTGCTCGGGGTGCTGGTCGGGGCCGCACTCGGCTGCGCGGGCGCGGTCATGCAGGGCGTCTTCGGGAATCCGCTGGCCGAGCCCAGCGTGATCGGGGTGTCCTCCGGCGCGGCGGTCGGTGCGTTCACGGTGATCGTCTTCGGGTTGACCACCTTCGGGAATGCGACGATGGCGGTCGCGGCCTTCATCGGTGGGCTGTTGACGACGCTGCTGGTCTACGGCCTGTCTCGCACCGAGGGGCGCACCGACGTCGTCACCATGATCCTGACCGGCATCTCGGTGAACGCCCTGGCGGGAGCGGTCATCGGCTTCTTCACCTTTCTCGCCGACGACGATGTCCGCACCACGATGGCCTTCTGGAATCTCGGCAGTCTCAATAGGGCGCTGTGGCCTGCGGTGTGGGTGGTGCTCGGGTGTGTGGCGGTCGGCCTGGCGGTGTCCTTCCGCGATTCGCGCCGACTGGATCTGCTGTCCCTCGGCGAACGGTCCGCCCGCCATCTCGGGGTGGACGTCGAACGGTTGCGCCTGCGCTTGGTCATCACTGCGGCCCTGCTCACGGCGGCGGGCGTCGCCTTCACCGGGGTCATCGGTTTCGTGGGTCTGGTGGTGCCGCATGTGATCCGGCTGATCGCCGGACCCGGCCATCGGTTGTTGTTGCCCGCCAGCGCCTTGGGCGGGGCGTTGGTCGTGGTCGGCGCGGATCTCTTGGCGCGCAACCTCATCGAGCACCAAGAATTGCCGCTCGGCGTGTTGACCGCGCTGGTCGGCGGGCCGTTCTTCCTGTGGTTGATCCGTAAATCGAGGACGGGGCCCGGCGGATGGGCGTGATGACGACAGGTTGGCTGGGCCGCTGGACCACGCGGCGCCGACCGGCCGAGCGTAGGCAAACCGG
This Actinoalloteichus hymeniacidonis DNA region includes the following protein-coding sequences:
- a CDS encoding FecCD family ABC transporter permease, coding for MSSTVQDETRQSTNQPRGTRRPSNRNSIARRLRRGGLLTVLTGGLLVVCIVAAGVGQVRVPPAEVLGSLLHWLGIEIGPLPTHPQGQSALWNVRFPRVLLGVLVGAALGCAGAVMQGVFGNPLAEPSVIGVSSGAAVGAFTVIVFGLTTFGNATMAVAAFIGGLLTTLLVYGLSRTEGRTDVVTMILTGISVNALAGAVIGFFTFLADDDVRTTMAFWNLGSLNRALWPAVWVVLGCVAVGLAVSFRDSRRLDLLSLGERSARHLGVDVERLRLRLVITAALLTAAGVAFTGVIGFVGLVVPHVIRLIAGPGHRLLLPASALGGALVVVGADLLARNLIEHQELPLGVLTALVGGPFFLWLIRKSRTGPGGWA